A region from the Schistocerca serialis cubense isolate TAMUIC-IGC-003099 chromosome 1, iqSchSeri2.2, whole genome shotgun sequence genome encodes:
- the LOC126453249 gene encoding uncharacterized protein LOC126453249, translating into MVMGAGTFHAPGGEPTPPAGKPTPPAGKPTPPAGKPTPPAGKPTPPAGKPTPPAGKPTPPAGKPTPPAGKPTPPAGKPTPPAGKPTPPAGKPTPPAGKPTPPAAGKPTPPLPYTATVTEKDKGAHKKQGNIGVWRLV; encoded by the exons CATTCCACGCCCCCGGGGgggaaccgacgcccccggcggggaaaccgacgcccccggcggggaaaccgacgcccccggcggggaaaccgacgcccccggcggggaaaccgacgcccccggcggggaaaccgacgcccccggcggggaaaccgacgcccccggcggggaaaccgacgcccccggcggggaaaccgacgcccccggcggggaaaccgacgcccccggcggggaaaccgacgcccccggcggggaaaccgacgcccccggcggggaaaccgacgcccccggcggcggggaaaccgacgcccccg ctgccatatacagccactgtcacagagaaggacaaaggtgcccacaaaaagcaaggcaacattggtgtttggaggctggtgtaa